tcaaacaataatTCACAGAATATCCCACATTGCCTTTTTATAGACATTTCTTGTTACTTTCTGCTCAAGTGTGTGTACAATGTAAGCCAACAAAACAAGTTTCAGAGACTACTTAAACATTTACCTCAgtacaatttataggcctacacctttctTTCTTGTATGATTGTCCTGCAATCACAGTAAATTAAAAAGTTCTTGCATTGTTTTAATTTTCAAGTAGCATTCTAAATCTACAAAAGCTTAATTCATCTAAATAAAGCAATGGTCTAGGTGTCGTAACTCCTGCATCTTAACCTCAAgttaatttgaaaataaacataGAAGGATGCGATGATCATACCAAAGCAACATTGCTCTGCTTTGTACTTCTTAACTTGTGCATAAAATGCCTCAATTAAAGAGCCATTGTGAGATTTCACAAATATGTCTCCcttattttggcaagtttgttTAAAACATAATCACCATCAGAAATAGTTAAACGTAATTCAGTGTCTTTTGTGTAAAAATTCATGATAATGTAATTAAGTTCTGGATCCGGAGCTTTATTCCAAAAAACTGTTCAATAGCAGATAAGCTCACAATATGTCTCTTTCAAAGATATAGGCTTTTAGTTTAATTACTACTCTAGCTGACCTCTCGATATGAGTGTGTCTTGGCAAGGCCTATAGGATTTATGAAGGATTTTAAAGAAAATCAGTGATTATGTGTCATGGACTTATAAAGACAGTCACCGCCAGTCTATCTATACTGTTTTATCAAAGTTATATTTTCTTGAGCTTGAAAAGTACTGAGATACCTTTTAGGCTTACACGGGTCTGGAACATACTCATCTATAAGGACACAGTTATGTAACCCCCCGTACATTtacacattcattaaatgacctttgagtgtgctgggtacaaaaactcatactcctcaaCTTAAGGGTGATTTTTGAGGTCAATGAACTTTGCCACTGGACATGAATCCATTTTGGCTCatactgtaaaagtgaaaattttcgcGCTGCATTTATTTTCACGCTTTTCGCATTCCAAGCAGATTCTGTGAAAATATAACTTGTGAATATATTCTTTTTTGTGTATAATTCAATGTATATCAGCTTAGAATTGtgtatttaaaaacaagtgaatcTGATCAAAGTTGGCAAAGCGTGaaaaattacacatgcaaaaattTCAACGTTTACAGTACTGGTAGTGTTAAGAATAAACTTCTAACAATAGCCACTAATAATATTTTGAGTTGAATCTATATATAATAAGTACActacagaatgttttgaaaattgCAGTTTGATACATAtgtatacataataataatataacaggTTTTTAAAACcaagtgcaatatttgtttttggTATGACTTGCACCCAAAACGTTCTTTTCAGACTGGtacatataaataaatatttcacactgAGTGCATGTGTGAGAGACTAGCAAATCTCCTGATTATTGCTGTAATTCTATCCGCTAGTCTCCCCGTAAAGTCTTACTGTGTATATATCTTTACATAAACAGCGCCATCTTGTGGTCATATAGTGACCGTATTTTTAGTCCGAGAGTAACTGGACGAGTACAGATTCTACGGTAGTGTCGCCTACGAGGTGATGATAAAATAGGTTTTCAAAGACTCTTGTGCTAAAACCCCGTACACCCGGCAGAAGGAGAAGGAGGTGTGAAAGGCGAAGAGGATTGGACGAATATCGAATTGATTCATACTCCATCAATGCTGTATGAGCTCTCTCATTGGATGATTCCACTGAAGCCATGTTCGATAATCCTCGCAGATCTGGATAAAGGAAATAAAAATGTAGATTTATAAGGTTAGTGGTTGCTCAATGCTTAAATGAAGCTTATGCAAGTCCCGAGACAAGTTTGAAGGCTGATTGTCGGGAAAGCCTTTCTTTAGACACAGGATACCATTACATTTGTGACTGTTAAGTGCAAGACAATATGCATCCATATTACTTGACCCCTTATGAATACATGCctgctttcccttttaaagggttttttatttacTTGATCATGCTCTCCTtgaaaaactagtaaaacaaGAAATGAAAACAAATGTTCAAAACCAGTTTTACAATCATCTGTTATCAGTGGAGTAGTGTGAGTCATCTTTGGGGGAGGGTCACCAACCATGATTGGAGGGCACTAGGCTTGATGGGGGGAGGGGGTACAAGATATTTtttagcaattttcctatggggttTTAAAAATGTTCATACTAATTGGAGAGGGCATGtggccctatgatgctacaccacttgATGTGTCCACTGTCCAACAAAAACTGCCTCAGTACCTCCCGAAGGCAAAATGCTCTTTCTCATGGCCGCAACTCTCACGCATCTGGTGCGAGTCTCATACATTTTTTATCACACATTTGGGCACTTTACCGGCACACCCTTACGCATTgtcaaaaatttatattttgaccgttttttttgtcaggggtcaTTAATTAACAATTTTAGTTGGTAGGCAATATTTGCATCCCAGTATGCCCCTGTTTGACAATATCTCGCGCCAAAAAGTTGACAACCCTGATAACATTACAGATTCTGCACATTGTTGACTTTGTAAAGCAGAGTTAAGCAATTCTCCTCTCCTGACCACTAACAAAATGCCCAGCAGTAGGGACGTTGTTCCAGAAGAGGCCATAGATTTGTAAGTGCCACTTGAAACACTTAGAGTTAGCATCCTGGCATAGATCTTTATTTAAACCTGTTACTTAAAATTCAACTGCATCTGTTGTCAGGAGCATcttcaacatgctcatctaagaGGCCACAGTTCATAACCTCATATgttttgtacattcattaaatgacctttgaatgtgttgggtacaaaactcatactccacaatttgaggtcaaattttaagcttTAATTGTGAAATGGAGGCCATTGAACTGTGCAATTGGAGATGAGATCATTGTGGCTCATAGTAGccatcaaacatgctcatctgtgaagacacagttccttaactccAATATGCTTATACAtaacagaatgacctttgaacaagTTGGGTATTGAAACTCATACCCAACAAATTGAGGTCAATTTTTATGCTAAGATTATTGAATGTAGGTCACAGACTGTGCAATTGGAATTGAGAGTATTTTTGCTCATAGTAGATGAAGTGTGAAATCGTCTTAACCCGCATCTCAAGAGTGTTACCCAGGGGTGTTtaaatggaaatgtgtgaggataCCAGGGGATGTGTCGCATATCACACGCTACTGTTTGGCCATTGGTCAGTTTACACGCTCGCTGGCACTGAGGCAATTGATTGGGAAAGTAGGACTGCTGCTACTGGAGTGGCTTGGATCTTGTCACTGCCCCACTTTTATTATGTTCCTTGCCTTTTAGTAATTAACATCGGAGGCAATATTTAAGGCAATCCAATCCATGCAACCATATGCTTCAGTCTTGCGACCtcattaaaagtaaaatatcTGAAAGACCAGAGAGTTAAATTCAGGCTGCTTGTTAATCATTGTGGGGTGGGGATCTATACTTTTTTGTGGCTAAATTatggtgtatccttcgtgtaagagagcaccaaacaaatcctaactctaatcttaaccctaacccttacctaaccctaactctaatcctattagtattccGTGCTCTCTTATAAAACCTAAAGTACCCTTTCTAGCTTTAATTCAGATAATTGACAGATATTGTTGTATTTCCTAATTTGTCTTTTTATCTCAACTCCAACAGATGGGCAAATTTTCAGATAAaaccaaatgatttttttttttcaggtaagTGATATTTCTGACCAAATCTCAAATTTGAATTCAAAATGGCTTCTTATCTGTGCATTAATTTCCCCTTATTCACCTGGCCTTCACCTGCCATCCATGTATAATGAATTTTATGgacaaaaacatgttttaatgaAAAAGACTTATACATTTAATAAGTAGCTATATATTGAACCATCACCtttcatttgatttgattgagagctattccagttgaaatccatacaccccctatagaatatatgaccataatctccacacagggagtgtgaatttcagatggggtaataggtgactgcatttgaaatctacacccctctgtGGAGGAGATAATGTCAtgtcaggggtgtatggattttaaaggGAATAGCCCAGTCTCACTGTAATTCCCAAGAACACATTAGAACAGCATACAATATGTAAGCATGCCTTATTGCATGCCTTTTTATTTGAGCTACTTCAACATTTCATATTGTTGTCATCTAACATCCAAATgattcttaaccccatgagaactaccttctgattggccaaaaagaagttttcattattgaattagcccaatcagcaacattgtttagAATAacttcaccacacaaaaaaattggggtgaattatttgcaaagctccattctgattggtcattaaagtgaaaatatcatataattgaccaatcagaggcaacgttagataggcaggtagtgctcagggttaATTTCGCGCCAGAGAATGTGTCTAGACATAAAAGGCTGATAAGTGCTACAAAAAttgaatttattttcaatttccaCTTCTTTATTGCAGTTATAAATTACAGACAAGCTTCTGATAGTGTAATAGGcagataagtcaattatatgagCATGGAATGGATTAATGTACCCTGCACATGGCCCAGGTGAAAGGAGACATGCAATGCATGAGGGAGGGAGGAGACGGGATGGGCAGATGGATGATGATACCTGGCTGGCAGCCTGGAGTGGATGGAGTATTATGAAAAGGTTAAGTGGCAACATCTCCTCAAGATGGACAGTGCATGTATCTGGAGCTAGGCTGATGGTAATACAGTGAAACTATTTAAGGCAAAATTGTTTTGAGGTCCTTTGATTTAGTTGGTGTTCAGGCAGTGGGATGACAGCAcacaggagccatattttttccatttttagccATAACTAAAAACCTGCAGTTCCCCTtcagagaaaaatcatgcacaggGTTCGAATTGGTTTAAAAATTTAACTAAAAACCTGCAGTTCCCCCTTCAGAGAAAAAATCATGCACAGGGtttgaatttgtttaaaaattttgcgtagcagtttttggctaattcatcataatcgggatacttttccacatactaaagcactataaaaaatgctatacaaatgcaaaattgggtagcagttgcttcaaaataaggagcaaactgctatgcgatacagccgaattcgaaccctgattATGCATATGGAGTGACACCCCTTAtgatagaacccataccattcccttgtgtgtcagctttatttgtctcaatctTAAGCCACGCATGAGACAGGAGTTTCAAACAAAAAAGGAGGAAAAGGTCAAAAAAGGAGGAAAAATAAATgatctcctatacttttgtaaaatTTGAAATAATCTGTGAGGAATTCCTCCCATTCAAGGAGAAATCGCATTCCTGTTGAGTGCAAACTGTTAGATCATGTTCCCCTTAACAGAATTTTGTGTAGTCAGATCTAAAAATGGGAAAACAGTGGTGGAATCCAAAAATTTTGACAAGACACAATGGGGAATCcaaatttttttgtcaaaactcccTCTCACCCCGGCATAAATATTGGATGGTCCCTAAACCAAGTGCTTTGCCATAGTCCGAAATCTAATATGTCTTCTCAGCCATAGGCTACACTGCACTGTAATTAGGATTTTGTGATTCTGGTAGTGACCAAAATGATAATTATGCATAACCTGTAGCTAGAGCAGCATCATGTGCCATCATGCATGCAGCAGAAACCATGTCACAGGTTCACTTGGCATCAAATATTCATCAACCACTGTCATTTTAACCCTCACTGTGAAACTAATTTTCAgtacaaaattttatgacctttaaaaaaaaagttggtaATTTTCATTGTTATGACTAAACTTTAAATTGAGATCAAATTCAGTCTTATTTACACAACCTCAAATTGGAGATTGACTGAAGAAGTAATTTGAAGAAGTTTCTTGGATTATTGCAATTGCTGTAAGGTCACCAAGGTGGTTATGGTAAAAAGCCAGTGGAAAGCAAAAACTGGACttgtatttcccttgggataggAGGCCAGGGCAGTTAATTTTGTATAGACATTTGAGCATGATCACCAGGCCGCTGGGGAATGTAATACTGGAATATAATAAGACTGGGCCAAATCACAGTGTCCAGACCCAGGTCAAGTAGAGCAGTGCTCAATTATATTGCTGGGTTGCTCAGGGTATCATCAATTTTCTCCCTGCAAGTTTTCATTCACTCTGCTTTGTCCCCTgcatttcactaggatccacaacatgcctgggacaacatgctcatctatcaaggcacagttcttcaaccccaatacatttgtacattcattgaatgacctttgcaaatttgggtacaaaaactcatactctgcaacttgaggtcaaattttacaccatgGTTGTTTAATTgcggttattaaactatgccactggtatgaggccattgtggtccatagtgtttccAAATCACAATGGTACAAATCCTTTTGTAAGTCTGGGGTGGGTTTTGGAATGGATGTGTGCCTGGGATACATACCCAAAAATAGACAAATTTAGATGAAAAAGAGGCCCAAAAAGAGATTAATTTTgctataaaacaatgaaaaatacaaaaaatcccctgaaaatgcaccccatcCCTATATGGCACATCCCTCGCCACATTTTCACCATGTACCCCTTGCTTTAAAACTATAGGTCTGCAGAGAAGTAAGTTTTAGAGAACAAGGATTTTTGGAACTTAAGGGAGTTTATCCCAGCCCGTGGTCAGAATTTCACATTTGAATAAAAGAAAAATTACCTTCTTGTTTTTCTCAAGCACAACAAAAAACTTTCAACAATGCCAATTTTACATTGAAGAAAAAACACCTctctccctcatcaattcatgaaaatcctctgggcgataataaaaaaaaaatttatgtgcATGCCTAACAATTTTGTCTCTGTTAAATTCATCAATTCACTTTTTTCTTCTCCTTTTATAGATAGTTTTAATTCTTACCAGCATTGAGTAACAACAGCAACCTAAGCACGGCATACTCCTTATCATCTGGCTGCATTTCAGCAAACTTTCTCAAAATAAATCTCAACTGTTCCACGCTCTTGATTGTCGGTACGCCCTCTATCCAAAGTCTTGAGACGCAATCGTGGTGCTTACCAGAGCTACCACTATCATGTTGCGTATGATGGATCTGAGATTGAAACATGAAATCAAAGTCAAACCCATTCTGTGCCATATAGAGCAGTACCAATTCTTTCCATGCTGATGTCAACAACAGAACCTGGTCTTTGTGCGGCAACTTGGAGATATCTGGAATGCTCTTGGTAAAATGCACGCATCTTGTCAGCCAATTGGCTAAGTTCAAGTCCATTTTACCTTCCTGATCTGGTTTTAAGACAATTGCACTGTGACATGTACAGGGCCGAGGGACAGGCGTTGTCACTTGACCACAGTTCTGAGTAGGGTCCGCCATCTCAGGATCTTCGTTCGAGTCTCGCAGAAGACCTACTAATGAGGAATGCGAAGAAGATATACTAGGTAGTTCAGGAGTTGGTTTGTTGGCTTCACTGTTACCATGGATACCATGGCTTGATTGACAGCCTCTGGGAAGTAGTTCTTTCATTCTTGGATAATATCTGCAACAGAGAAGAAAATAAATACTGGTGTATAAATATAAAGTTTTGAAAAACTGAAATGTTGATGACAATAATTATAAGGTGTTATCATTTTCTGTGGATGGGGTATCCCAAATGCCGGTGACTGAAGTCAATTTGGTTTACAAGTAACATAATGATGCGCTATGATGTGGGTTTTTGAAGCAGAGCCCCCCAGAAGTTCTCAAGTTTTAGGCTTTTGACtgaaatattttaattaaatgAAGCCTGAATTAAATTACCTATTTCCCATCTTATTTGTTAAAAGAAGAAACTTTAtgaccaaaacattaattttaagaCCATCCTATTTGCCAAAAAATATGACCCCCCACATATAGATATTTTGGACACCACTTCCAAAGAAAAATAAATGACACAGCCCTCTAACTGCCAATATTaggaaataaaaaaacaaacacaactCATTAGTTTGGGTACATAGGGCCTACAggctatcaaaatgattggtaccccgGCAGGTTCCAGTGATTTGGACATAGTGCCACATCAAATGTAACTTAGGATCCACATTTTGTTGATTCATGTCATaaataatcatattttattaaatcATTTCAAGAAGACCCTAGTTATACATTCAagttggaagaagcaggcttttcaaaaaCCATCAAAACTGATTGTAGCcttacaatcattttgatacaacatgTTATGATGTATTATGCATAGCATTACCAAACTACATTACATATTATGATAAAAGCTCATAAATCAAGTAAAAGCAAGTTCTCTGGAGCATGTTTTGACTATCTGCATATTTTGCACCATTAACAATAATCACAATGGATTAATAGATAGACCTAAGGCCTACACTGAAAATCTgaaatagggcctacataaaaCTAAAAGAACATATTACTagttaaaatttaaaatacacactacagAATTCACCATGTTCTAAACTTCTAATAATGTCTTGTTCAGTTGCGTGGGAGCATATTAATTTAGTAGCTGTCCAAGCAAgacttataggcctacaacttctACGCTTTTCAAATCCGATACAACCCGACTACCCAAGTATGAAGTTTTCATTTTTCTTAATGAAATTTTttaacctgccaaaaattgcacattttaatACACATCACACTATCAGTTGCATAATTCATGACTATATGCTCTAAATTGGTTAAGTGTTGTAAAAAGGCTTAGACGCCTATAGACAGAGGTTTtatagccctaatcctaaccccaaaaCCAAACCTCCTATAGCCTGCTGCAGTCAGCCAGCAGGTCACACACACACAGTCGAGGTCACCGATTTTCTAACAGCGAGTTCGCTATAATCAGTCGCTTTGCGACTGGACCAAAAGACTATGTCTGAACTTTTGAGGGCGATTTGTGACCCCTAGTGCAAAAGCAGAGTCAACATGGACGGTGAGtagttttgtttacaaaatttgcCGTAGAATGATACCAAATTCGACATGTTTTTGTTCTTGTTTGATGATGAAAAGTTGTTCCGATGAAAATTTGGGGTGTTGAAATTTGGAATCTTCAAACCGTGTTATTATCCGGGCGGAATTCGATGTGAAAAAACGAGTGAATTAGTCACGTAGCGAAGGATGTAAGCTTTCGTGTGATACCAAATTCATTACATCGTGGTTTGGTTCAGTTTgcaaaaacacgatttgcaattgGGGTCGATTTTGAAATGGACTCGAAATCAATCAATGATTATAATATTGTGGAGCTAGCAATGTGGAGCATTTTACATTAATAATATGGCttgcaaatttaatttaaatcgtTATTGTTTgaagtttataattattttatcttgttaaataattaattaattattaatttatttgttctatcttatattatttacaattccaggatctgtgacgcGTGACGGGAGGCACGAAAAACCGCACAACAAAGAGGAAAACAACAGAGACAAACATGGCACTTCAGTGGTTGATGAGGAACTACAATTCATATTTAAATATCTCTaaaacactgtcatgactgtagacTGTCATTATTTTTAAGGGGACTGTTGAATTGTAAATTATGGAAGCAAATCTCTGACTGAGACCGAGACggtatttgatgagaaatgacgTCAAAGACGTGCGTCGTCTTGTGGTTGGAATTGTGAATTTTATTCCTGGACCTGCACCGTACTGCAGAAAGAAATCAGAGGCTTGGAACGTAGAATGGAACAAATCCGAACAATAAATATTTAGTTTATAAATACGATGATCTTGATTTATTAATTATGGTTATGGAATACAATGGAAATACTTCATCGTCAATCTAATTTAAAATATCAGGTACTGAGCTTGAAATCACAAATCATTTTCTTTTTTATTGTGCtaaattattgtgtaaaatcagccttatttatttttgcctaaatttattgattttgactgaaattttcaaaatatgtttgcaaaaaattgtcCTGACCGACCGACACTAATTTAAAAGTCTATGCACTCGTAAAACAACCTTTTTGGGTTGCCTCACAGTTATATTTAAAACGGCAAGAAAATATTATTGCATTGTATAGTTGAACAATTGCCTGCATAAATTTACATCAGATTTGGATTGTTCATTTGACTCGGCTTCACCTTCATGTTATAAACTATCTATATGAAAATTAGTTAATTCCTGTTCATCGTAGAACTTTCCCACATGGGGTATACAGCGTAGAACGCAGACGCGAAAACTTGAAAAGTTGTTATTGCACAAACACGATTAGTCGGTTCTGAAAATGTTGCAGCTAAGCTTGTATGCCCTTGTGTTGGGTACCGATACGAAAATGTCCACAATGAATTTTAGCAATTTTCCTATCCAGGATCagcttttgaaaaatattgttttatcaaGCCCAGTAATTCATTGATCtgctagtccttcaagaatgactatcggctaaggttaaaatctattaatagcgAGCGACTTGGCCTTGACCTCGTTGTTCGGCTTTGCCGAACATGCTCGCTTCGCCGAGCCCCCCCATAGCTGAGGTCATTCTCGAAGGACTATGATCTGCCAATGCATTGCATTTGTATAAATCTCTTCCAAAATGTAAATACCATAGTAATTTGATTATTCAGTTTGTACCGCTAgaagttaaaaagaaataaaacaactgtttcagaaatttaaaaaagtgaaatgctttctttttaataaaaaataattttcaaaatggagtgTTTTGTAGCCGTTATATGGCTATTTACCCCACAGGTGTGGTAACCGTATGCAGCTTAGCCTGAGCCCGGAGCCTGAGTGTGTTTACCCATGGTTTACCGAAGCTGGACCAATAATATCTTGCTTTATTCCATAGAACTTTTATGTATGATAGTGTGATGTTGCATCATTGATTTACCCATCCCTGATTTACCCCAGAATATTTGATAAAACCATTGAAGCCTGCTTAAACAAGAACAAAGTCAAGTTAGTTTGGGCTGAAGATGCAAGAGTGCAAGAAATAGGGTCTACATATAACATATTCCATTTCCCCAGATCTTTCTAGAAAAGAGTGTGGTATCTTGCCTGGCAGTGTGACATCCATTCAATCAATTTaagcttagggaccgttcacaaacacttgttaggcctGGGGGTGCTCATACAAAATGGGgggcttaaaagttttgaccctggGGGGCGGCTGAACATTATGACcataaattttcccaggaaaattgagtttatttatgtatggggttgacctataattttcatattaaaaatgagGGAGGGCCTGAAAttattgagatctgaaaagggggccccgaaaatgtttcgtgatgaaattttttgcaccccccccccaaccaaCAAGTCTTTGTGAACGGTACCTTACTGTTTTGACCCCCGATCATAATAAAATGATCGCGATCGCCGTAGTTCTGCAGTGCAAAGCTTCATGCTTCAAGTAAATAAAGGAGAACTAGCGTAATGTTCCCCACTTCCACCTGGTTACATTTTTTTCATGCATACACTTCAacatttccttttcttttaattacTTCAGCTGCACGTAAAATGGTAAACATAGCTTGTTTGCTTCATTGTTTATTTCCGGTTTATTTACCTATCgtaattttgaatattcatgatctTGTATGTCAATCGACCAATCACAATCGGTTATTTGCATGACGTAaacgcaaaatttgacctctgtcgtGACCTGATAAACAATTATCCTCGTGTTAGATTCTGTCATGGACgaaaataattttgatgtcgACAGTTGAGGTATTTTTCGTGTTATTATCCGGGCGGAAATAGTTCATGTAAATTGAATACTTGTATTACGTGGAAAACAGATCAAACTTtggaaatattgtgttttttctgGATCATGATCCGATattatgtgaaaaataaccaCATTTCTTGACTGAAATTTGAGGCGAATCATATGATTTTTTTCCGAGGTAAGTTTGACCTTCCAAAATATGTTTTAAGccataattttatcatcaaacactaatatatagtatatagatataatattttgcagaaaagcaaattattttataatattttaaggaGAAATTTGAACTCCAATTTGGGGTTTCGACCACGCAACTGCATTGAGCTACCGAGGTCACGCTGTGTGCACGGGTCGTGGAAGTTAGAAACTAGACGCTCGCTGCACGACCTGCTGGCTGACTGGCTGCACCATTTAATACGATCTAAATATAATCCATGCGCGCGCCGCGTTTCCAgcacaaaatttcaaaaaaggaaTTAACCTACCATTTTTAGATCCTGCACATAGTCCCCAGTACGTCtgacaaaattattccaaaaactgtaggcctatatacaacaattttttgaccgaaaaaaAGTGGGTGTGTTGACTTGACTGCAACCTGCCCCGAGTCATGTCCAATGACTGGAGTTTGCCTGCATGCTTAGTCATATGGGCAAACATCCATGAACTATGTTCGACTGGACTTGTGTTATTATTAAAACATTCTATGTCGGTTCATCAGCACGATCCATAAAATTAAATGTGACCGTTATATGAACTTCACTGTCATGAGAGCTCAGAGGCAACTTTAAGGCATCTGTCCAATGTCCATGCATGATGCCTAGTATCCATAGACCCTATACGGTGTTGCTAGTTATAGTTAGGGCGCATTGTCCAGTGTAAAAAACACCCAATTTGCAATTAAGGTATTAGAAAATACATTCTGCGTGATAAATCATTCGTCAAGTTCggtatttgacaaaaatgacgaCGCCCAAATTTGCATAGGTCCCTATCAGTcagaaaaatttaaaattatttaggaaaaaaatacttaaatgtttttaaatcgtttAAAATGAGCCCCAAAAAGACGTGCATATTAAAA
Above is a window of Amphiura filiformis chromosome 7, Afil_fr2py, whole genome shotgun sequence DNA encoding:
- the LOC140157411 gene encoding retinoic acid receptor RXR-gamma-like isoform X2, giving the protein MKELLPRGCQSSHGIHGNSEANKPTPELPSISSSHSSLVGLLRDSNEDPEMADPTQNCGQVTTPVPRPCTCHSAIVLKPDQEGKMDLNLANWLTRCVHFTKSIPDISKLPHKDQVLLLTSAWKELVLLYMAQNGFDFDFMFQSQIHHTQHDSGSSGKHHDCVSRLWIEGVPTIKSVEQLRFILRKFAEMQPDDKEYAVLRLLLLLNADLRGLSNMASVESSNERAHTALMEYESIRYSSNPLRLSHLLLLLPGVRGFSTRVFENLFYHHLVGDTTVESVLVQLLSD
- the LOC140157411 gene encoding retinoic acid receptor RXR-gamma-like isoform X1, coding for MKMNETTYNGYYPRMKELLPRGCQSSHGIHGNSEANKPTPELPSISSSHSSLVGLLRDSNEDPEMADPTQNCGQVTTPVPRPCTCHSAIVLKPDQEGKMDLNLANWLTRCVHFTKSIPDISKLPHKDQVLLLTSAWKELVLLYMAQNGFDFDFMFQSQIHHTQHDSGSSGKHHDCVSRLWIEGVPTIKSVEQLRFILRKFAEMQPDDKEYAVLRLLLLLNADLRGLSNMASVESSNERAHTALMEYESIRYSSNPLRLSHLLLLLPGVRGFSTRVFENLFYHHLVGDTTVESVLVQLLSD